One genomic window of Methanospirillum lacunae includes the following:
- a CDS encoding DUF4258 domain-containing protein codes for MSSFSAIHYLFERGISSEDILHILTDGEIIEEYEDDAPCPSFLMLGYLRGIAHHVVVGCCADHIKKITVYHPDESCTNDRFRR; via the coding sequence TTGTCTTCATTTTCAGCCATCCATTATTTATTCGAACGTGGCATTTCATCAGAGGATATATTGCATATCCTGACAGATGGAGAGATCATAGAAGAGTATGAAGATGATGCCCCATGTCCATCATTTCTCATGCTCGGGTATCTGCGAGGAATCGCTCATCATGTGGTTGTTGGGTGCTGTGCAGATCACATCAAAAAAATCACGGTGTATCATCCGGATGAAAGCTGTACCAATGATCGATTCAGGAGGTGA
- a CDS encoding type II toxin-antitoxin system MqsA family antitoxin — MKPGVCQFCKGEMKEGKTEFMARVHDQVIVIKDVPAWVCERCGEAWFSYETSEKIDKVMQEVHAGKICVRPLAAGEIELPA; from the coding sequence ATGAAGCCAGGAGTATGTCAGTTCTGTAAGGGCGAAATGAAAGAGGGGAAGACTGAATTCATGGCACGGGTTCATGATCAAGTGATTGTGATCAAAGATGTTCCGGCATGGGTTTGCGAGCGATGTGGAGAAGCGTGGTTTTCCTATGAAACCTCTGAGAAGATTGATAAGGTGATGCAGGAGGTTCATGCAGGGAAGATCTGTGTCAGACCACTTGCAGCAGGAGAGATCGAGTTACCTGCGTAA
- a CDS encoding phosphoesterase: MFFRKRKNGPDIASISADIALRTAHIVHLTHNDFDAVGADAVHRIRFRKEGVVTLWSSVGKFPMYLEIISQIAGNGDTLSISDLSYRRGVEQHLRKIKQKGWRIEWRDHHRWNEDEIGLIRKIVDHLHIDTGRCACGICAVDLAPEDVIAEEIALVVCDYDLWKQKDPRSAVLGLVLQRNKNRDHVRDMLMMGVFDDGQIRSEYQDIMREMQRVMDRTLRAASILGTKYRMAVSPMFGYPSETAAYLRKELKSDIEVLVSDSGKFSIRSVPPISHLIAREFGGGGHPHAAGGFFRFTLWDKILLKILKKNRHFEKISVVAELQK, from the coding sequence ATGTTCTTCAGAAAGCGGAAGAATGGGCCTGATATCGCATCCATATCTGCAGACATAGCCCTTCGGACCGCCCATATCGTTCATCTTACCCACAATGACTTTGACGCGGTCGGTGCTGACGCTGTACATCGCATAAGGTTTAGGAAAGAGGGTGTTGTTACACTCTGGAGTTCGGTTGGTAAATTCCCAATGTATCTGGAAATAATATCCCAGATTGCGGGAAATGGGGACACACTGAGCATCAGTGATCTCTCATACCGCCGTGGTGTCGAGCAGCACCTTCGCAAGATCAAGCAGAAAGGATGGAGGATCGAGTGGCGGGATCATCATCGCTGGAACGAAGATGAGATTGGTCTCATCCGCAAGATTGTGGATCATCTTCACATCGATACCGGACGCTGTGCCTGTGGGATCTGTGCTGTTGATCTGGCACCTGAAGATGTCATAGCAGAAGAGATCGCACTGGTTGTCTGTGACTATGATCTCTGGAAGCAGAAAGATCCCAGATCAGCAGTTCTCGGGCTCGTTCTCCAGAGAAATAAGAACCGTGATCACGTCCGTGATATGTTGATGATGGGAGTATTTGATGACGGCCAGATCAGAAGCGAGTACCAGGATATCATGCGTGAGATGCAGAGGGTTATGGACCGGACCCTGCGGGCTGCAAGTATTTTAGGCACAAAGTACCGGATGGCTGTCAGTCCGATGTTTGGGTATCCAAGTGAAACCGCCGCATACCTGCGTAAAGAACTCAAGTCTGATATTGAAGTACTTGTATCTGATTCAGGTAAATTTTCTATCAGATCTGTTCCCCCGATAAGTCATCTCATCGCACGGGAGTTTGGTGGAGGAGGCCATCCCCATGCCGCCGGAGGTTTTTTCAGGTTTACTCTCTGGGATAAGATACTCCTTAAGATACTAAAGAAAAACAGGCACTTTG